A stretch of Actinomycetota bacterium DNA encodes these proteins:
- a CDS encoding monovalent cation/H+ antiporter subunit D family protein, translated as MPEKSTFSVIPLVAILLPWFSLVVITASPKRARTLRLWLCALGALATLGVVLSLLPGILDGNTYTIKLASVVEGLEMRLTVDTLGYYFSLILAFLWLLATVYSISYIDHKENRFFVFMALCESFLIGCAYSANMFTYFIFYEMMTFGSYPLIIHEETAMARRAGYKYLVYAVSAGNVLFFAIVAHYFWGDGQLGFGSYGVLSLEFASRAALMTVFFTYLAGFGVKAAIMPLHGWVPDAHPAAPSPASALLSGVILKAGAFGIIRVCFNVFGVDLMRELKVFVVMAVLACITIVVASVFALTQDNLKRRLAYSSIGQVSYIILGLAMLTHDGALGGVMHLTHHALMKGCLFLCAGVILVKTGKKNISDMKGIGYQLPITMICFSVCALAMMGTPPSVGFITKWLLGSGSLEAGLPVYVVILLTSALLNAAYFLPIIYTAFFRWEGDEAEEGEEHHRPRLVFGKEADHEMVVPIVILAALVVIVGIWVTVPGFPYSLVSKVVGVIFP; from the coding sequence ATGCCGGAAAAAAGCACGTTCTCGGTGATCCCGCTGGTGGCGATCCTGCTGCCCTGGTTCTCCCTGGTGGTGATCACGGCCAGCCCCAAGAGGGCGCGTACCCTGCGTCTGTGGCTCTGCGCCCTGGGCGCCCTGGCCACCCTAGGGGTGGTGCTGTCCCTGCTCCCGGGCATCCTGGACGGGAACACCTACACCATCAAGCTGGCCAGCGTGGTGGAGGGCTTGGAGATGCGTCTCACCGTGGACACCCTGGGATATTATTTCTCCCTCATCCTGGCCTTCCTCTGGTTGCTGGCCACGGTGTATTCCATCTCCTATATCGACCACAAGGAAAACCGCTTCTTCGTCTTCATGGCCCTGTGCGAGTCCTTCCTCATCGGGTGCGCCTACTCGGCCAACATGTTCACCTACTTCATCTTCTACGAGATGATGACCTTCGGGTCCTACCCCCTGATCATCCACGAGGAGACGGCCATGGCCCGTAGGGCGGGATACAAGTACCTGGTGTACGCCGTCTCCGCCGGCAACGTGCTCTTCTTCGCCATCGTGGCGCATTACTTCTGGGGTGACGGCCAGCTCGGCTTCGGTTCCTACGGGGTGCTGAGCCTGGAGTTCGCGAGCCGGGCGGCGCTGATGACCGTCTTCTTCACCTACCTGGCGGGGTTCGGGGTGAAGGCGGCCATCATGCCCCTGCACGGGTGGGTGCCGGACGCCCACCCCGCCGCGCCCTCCCCCGCCAGCGCCCTGCTCTCGGGGGTCATCCTCAAGGCGGGGGCCTTCGGCATCATCCGCGTGTGCTTCAACGTCTTCGGCGTGGACCTCATGCGGGAACTGAAGGTCTTCGTGGTCATGGCCGTGCTGGCGTGCATCACCATCGTGGTGGCTTCGGTATTCGCCCTCACCCAGGACAACCTCAAGCGGCGGCTGGCCTATTCCAGCATCGGACAGGTATCTTACATCATCCTCGGGCTCGCCATGCTCACCCACGACGGCGCGCTGGGCGGGGTCATGCACCTCACCCACCACGCCCTCATGAAGGGCTGCCTGTTCCTCTGCGCCGGAGTGATCCTGGTGAAGACGGGGAAGAAGAACATCAGCGACATGAAGGGGATAGGATACCAGCTCCCCATCACCATGATCTGTTTCTCGGTATGCGCCCTGGCCATGATGGGCACCCCGCCCTCGGTGGGCTTCATCACCAAGTGGTTGCTGGGGAGCGGTTCCCTGGAGGCCGGCCTGCCGGTATACGTGGTCATCCTCCTCACCAGCGCCCTCCTCAACGCGGCGTATTTCCTGCCCATCATCTACACCGCCTTCTTCCGCTGGGAGGGCGACGAGGCGGAGGAGGGCGAGGAGCACCATCGCCCCAGGCTGGTCTTCGGCAAGGAAGCGGACCACGAGATGGTGGTGCCCATCGTCATCCTGGCGGCCCTGGTGGTCATCGTGGGGATCTGGGTGACGGTGCCCGGATTCCCCTATTCCCTGGTGAGCAAGGTGGTGGGGGTCATCTTCCCCTGA